One stretch of Pseudomonas azotoformans DNA includes these proteins:
- a CDS encoding SGNH/GDSL hydrolase family protein: MPVSAIAGLTLLVLGESHLSFPDHLLDPLQANLTAQGAKVHTIGACGAGAADWIVPKKVDCGAENLPGAKPQVFGKNAMSTTPVKDLIAKDKPDLVVIIIGDTMASYPDPQFPKVWAWKSVTSLTKAISETGTKCVWVGPAWGKVGSLYKKDDARTKLMSSFLATNVAPCTYIDSLTFSKPGEWITTDGQHFTIDGYQKWAKAIGGALSALPADAVKGAK; encoded by the coding sequence ATGCCTGTTTCCGCAATTGCCGGCCTGACCCTGCTGGTACTCGGCGAAAGCCATCTGAGCTTTCCCGATCACTTGCTGGACCCGCTGCAAGCCAACCTGACGGCGCAAGGCGCCAAGGTCCACACCATCGGCGCCTGCGGTGCCGGTGCGGCCGATTGGATCGTGCCGAAGAAAGTCGACTGCGGCGCCGAAAACCTGCCGGGCGCCAAGCCGCAGGTGTTCGGCAAGAACGCCATGAGCACCACGCCGGTCAAGGACCTGATCGCCAAGGACAAACCCGACCTCGTGGTGATCATCATCGGCGACACCATGGCCTCCTACCCGGACCCGCAGTTTCCGAAAGTCTGGGCCTGGAAAAGCGTGACGTCGCTGACCAAGGCCATCAGCGAAACCGGCACCAAATGCGTATGGGTCGGCCCGGCCTGGGGCAAGGTTGGCAGCCTGTACAAGAAGGATGACGCGCGCACCAAGCTGATGTCGTCGTTCCTGGCGACCAACGTGGCGCCGTGCACCTACATCGACTCGCTGACCTTCTCCAAGCCAGGCGAATGGATCACCACCGACGGCCAGCACTTCACCATCGACGGCTACCAGAAGTGGGCCAAGGCCATCGGCGGCGCGCTGTCGGCATTGCCGGCTGATGCTGTGAAGGGAGCCAAGTGA